A portion of the Betta splendens chromosome 2, fBetSpl5.4, whole genome shotgun sequence genome contains these proteins:
- the LOC129605027 gene encoding sialoadhesin-like, which translates to MKCDDDDGSDEWTVMRNTSKKNMTRCGDDWGRSKNSFCVINNIYPFDSGVYWCESSSASSSSSSSSSINISVSGGSVILQSPVLPVMEGHDVTLHCQTKSPPSKLPADFYKDGSLIRTEPTGHMTIHRVTKSDEGAYKCSIQAGGESASSWMLVSEGRSTTTVPPPPPPLPPPPPPSSCPLCVWWPLKSLFVLVPMLMLVIFLVRPSGSEESKDETHVSELKSSP; encoded by the exons ATGAAGTGCGACGATGACGACGGCTCTGATGAATGGACGGTGATGAGGAACACGagcaaaaaaaacatgactcGATGTGGAGACGATTGGGGACGATCAAAGAACTCATTCTGTGTCATCAATAACATCTACCCATTTGACAGTGGAGTTTACTGGTGCGAGTCCAGctctgcatccagcagcagcagcagcagcagcagcatcaacatcagtgtCTCTG gtggatcagtgatcctgcagagtcctgtcctccctgtgatggagggacatgatgtcactctgcactgtcaaacaaagagccctccctccaagctcccagctgatttctataaagatggctccctcatcaggactgagcctacaggtcacatgaccatcCACCGTGTCACCAAGTCTGATGAAGGAGCCTATAAATGCAGCATCCAGGCTGGTGGAGAGTCTGCGTCCAGCTGGATGCTGGTCTCAG agGGACGCTCCACCAccactgttcctcctcctcctcctcctcttcctcctcctcctcctccctcttcgtGTCCTCTCTGCGTCTGGTGGCCTTTAAAGTCCCTGTTTGTTCTGGTTCCGATGCTGATGTTAGTGATTTTCCTGGTGAGACCGAGCGGTTCAGAAGAATCTAAAGATGAAACGCATGTTTCTGAATTGAAGTCTTCACCGTAA
- the ctc1 gene encoding CST complex subunit CTC1 isoform X1, whose amino-acid sequence MKFINGHEAKAASIVMNREDQTKRDGRRSRCEMSSVQLFLDQVKPGSEAESMWLKDMFSFITQHVCSVSPAPHATGESLTEGEPFGWSVSLSVTVVKKIQDNMDVSHTLPVSYRPVSVSELLSQQNLPCVSRLSWTTNQQRVWAKEAELSLPGSKALPRVNLLLIGCLTPGDDGHWRLTDGSGSVRCELLSPSPLWLNRLVFLPHWNYIPHNAPGQQAHMGCVELIGSPVLLSPGPELILAGAVGRGGLSKVMGVREAAGVVQRRIRGQRVSVSGRVGSVCPVLVVSGTTFFCFTLTDDGHSLPVLVKDVGRLWWCQCVCVGQSVCVTALRVCVLRGWRGNNILCVTDQSEIHTDYTRTHTPENENHTHHNTETQSQSDTPPPLMMSHSCEEVESETLTVQSGVRLKESRLISYQGTVTQVVSEGAGLFTLDGQVGLCLAYQPSPRRKLRVGDKVELHHVHFLYRPCPDFPPTILCTCLRSSLRVTEFSRVGNPPPSLSCPGDGALPRLLLEKSVGVSEYLWTCHLSSQLSRSLVPTGPSQQCVCALSWKLMEFIWRRGGGRRDIYSEMLDEPHTCPLTQYLVNPAVHQCIGLSELSQSLLSDCWSSAALRSLLPPGGSNLTRPEINSALAWSSSTLNSDPQTGASLRQRPLLVVGVLELPSHTSEHKHTLQLRDETGVVSCVVTETDEGGQKAAFNTAWIGCLVCVHQFTMVLERFLQSDFPSYQHLDQDKFITHKNCRVYLQFCLDHLHILSPSVAMTTHLQHRGMGSEKKQTVVKEKDGVQTVTRKRRNKERDSSVTMATRPCVSIVIRVEQKEGGTWTNTGMGLKEQEVGLTQSFLVRAALIGPVVKWGRDPKNEPMTGRETEGGGGREQVVLLFSGPSARWFPLLQPGCVYRVVAVNTQDPSVLIGSGVCGQKEVELHTDSMLEIRPDWRLHSLTHTQMVSSSVLSVSEVLDSSSELVSFQGVVSDKVILREPGPTDTGMSTHTHTHTHTHIQVIQCANFLVCVRLTVCDHTGRSLQVYLDLGHAPYPPGLLPGNKLLLSGFQRKVSRSGSVYCRFLSVSSVTVVSLGDSRSQPPPAPIMHLGSWTSSEQRCIVGQVKGHVVCFLFLHLQWSCSLCEGLYTQSCSSPQCGSSSSVFQSKAKLVIDDGTGEAHVWVSGDLVRPLLGLADSQWEGLQRVLRVKGHVRVYPRGRSLVSDGDSDDFLLRFLLSVCSSDAVCGPVSLTCRKLSNLRPEELRRFSRGDRDFVTRMSRPLQLSCLSITSSGLT is encoded by the exons ATGAAGTTCATTAACGGCCATGAAGCGAAGGCTGCTTCCATCGTCATGAACAGAGAAGATCAAACCAAG AGAGACGGACGCCGGAGTCGCTGTGAGATGAGTTCTGTGCAGCTGTTCCTGGATCAGGTCAAACCTGGAAGCGAAGCC GAGTCCATGTGGCTGAAGGACATGTTCAGCTTCATCACGCAACATGTGTGTTCAGTAAGCCCCGCCCCTCACGCCACAGGTGAGTCACTAACAG AGGGAGAGCCGTTTGGTTGGAGTGTGTCTCTGAGTGTGACGGTGGTGAAGAAGATTCAGGACAACATGGACGTCTCCCACACTTTACCTGTCAGCTACAG GCCCGTATCTGTCTCCGAGCTGCTCTCCCAACAGAACCTGCCCTGTGTGAGTCGTCTGTCCTGGACGACCAATCAGCAGCGAGTCTGGGCTAAAGAGGCGGAGCTCTCTCTGCCAGGTAGCAAGGCTCTGCCACGggtgaacctgctgctgattggctgtCTGACGCCAGGGGATGATGGGCACTGGAGGCTGACTGACGGCAGCGGCAGCGTCCGGTGTGAG ctcctgtctCCTTCTCCACTGTGGCTCAATCGACTCGTCTTCCTTCCTCACTGGAACTACATCCCCCACAATGCCCCAGGGCAGCAAGCACACATGGGCTGTGTGGAGCTGATTGGTTCCCCTGTGCTGCTGAGTCCTGGACCTGAGCTGATACTGGCTGGTGCTGTGGGAAGAGGGGGGCTGAGTAAAGTGATGGGCgtcagagaagctgcaggtgtggtgcagcgcag GATCAGAGGACAGCGAGTGTCTGTCAGTGGACGAGTGGGTTCTGTTTGTCCTGTTCTGGTCGTGTCAGGAACCACCTTCTTCTGCTTCACGCTGACAGATGACGGACACTCGCTCCCTGTCCTGGTTAAG gacgTCGGCAGGTTGTGgtggtgtcagtgtgtgtgtgtgggtcagagCGTGTGCGTCActgcgctgcgtgtgtgtgtcctgcgaGGCTGGAGAGGAAACAACATCCTGTGTGTGACCGACCAGtcagaaatacacacagactacacacggacacacacacctgagaatgaaaaccacacacaccacaacactgAGACTCAGTCACAGTCGGAcacgcctcctcctctgatgatgtcacacagcTGTGAGGAAGTGGAGTCTGAGACTCTGACTGTCCAATCAGGAGTCCGGCTGAAAGAGTCTAGACTCATCAGTTACCAG GGTACTGTGACTCAGGTGGTCAGTGAAGGGGCGGGGCTTTTCACACTTGACGGGCAGGTGGGTCTGTGCTTGGCCTATCAGCCGAGTCCCAGGAGGAAACTGAGAGTAGGAGACAAAGTGGAG CTCCACCACGTCCACTTCCTGTATCGGCCTTGTCCCGACTTTCCTCCCACAAtcctctgtacctgcctgcGCTCCAGCCTTCGAGTCACAGAGTTCAGCAGGGTGGGAAACCCTCCACCCAGCCTCAGCTGTCCAGGCGATGGAGCGTTACCACGGTTACTACTGGAGAAGAGCGTGGGTGTGTCTGAGTACCTGTGGACGTGTCACCTGAGCTCACAGCTGTCACGTAG CCTGGTTCCCACTGGGCCCagccagcagtgtgtgtgtgcgctgtccTGGAAGCTGATGGAGTTTATAtggagacggggaggaggaaggagagacatCTACTCAGAGATGCTGGACGAGCCCCACACCTGTCCTCTGACTCAG TACCTGGTGAACCCTGCAGTCCATCAGTGCATCGGTCTCTCTGAGCTCAGTCAGTCTCTACTGTCCGACTGCTGGTCTTCGGCCGCTCTAcgttctctgctgcctcctggtgGATCCAATCTGACCAGACCTGAGATCAACTCAGCTCTGGCCTGGTCCAGCAGCACCCTGAACTCTGACCCACAGACTGGAGCCAGCCTCAG acagcgccccctgctggtggttGGAGTGTTGGAGCTTCcctcacacacatctgagcacaaacacactctgcagctcagagatgAAACAGGAGTTGTGTCCTGTGTCGTGACGGAAACAGACGAGGGGGGTCAGAAAGCAGCTTTTAACACCGCCTGGATcg gtTGTCTGGTGTGTGTCCATCAGTTCACAATGGTATTAGAGAGATTCCTCCAATCAGATTTCCCCTCATACCAACACCTGGACCAGGACAAgttcatcacacacaaaaacTGCAG AGTTTACCTGCAGTTTTGCCTGGATCACCTGCACATCCTGAGCCCAtcagttgccatgacaacacacCTGCAACACAGGGGTATGGGGTcagagaagaaacaaacagtAGTTAAAGAAAAGGATGGAGTACAGACTGTGACgaggaagagaagaaacaaagaacGAGACTCctctgttaccatggcaacccgGCCCTGTGTTTCCATAGTGATCAGGGTGGAACAGAAAGAGGGTGGGACCTGGACCAACACAGGGATGGGGTTAAAGGAACAGGAGGTGGGACTGACACAAAGCTTCttggtcagagctgctctgattGGGCCAGTGGTGAAATGGGGGCGGGACCCAAAGAACGAACCAAtgacaggcagagaaacagaaggaggaggaggaagagagcag GTGGTGCTGCTGTTCTCTGGGCCGTCTGCTCGCTGGTTCCCTCTGCTCCAGCCCGGATGCGTCTACAGAGTGGTTGCTGTCAACACTCAG GATCCCAGTGTCCTCATTGGTTCTGGTGTTTGTGGACAGAAGGAGGTGGAGCTTCACACTGATTCTATGCTGGAGATCAGACCTGACTGGAGACTCcacagtctgacacacacacag ATGGTCTCGTCTTcagttctgtctgtctctgaggTTCTGGACTCCAG tTCAGAGCTGGTGAGTTTTCAGGGTGTGGTTTCTGACAAGGTCATTCTGAGAGAGCCTGGACCCACTGACACAGgtatgagcacacacacacacacacacacacacacacacattcaagtgATCCAGTGTGCTAActttttagtgtgtgtgcgtctcactGTGTGTGACCACACTGGGAGGAGTCTCCAGGTGTATCTAGACCTAGGCCACGCCCCCTACCCACCTGgcctgttgccaggcaacaagctgctgctgtctggttTCCAGAGGAAGGTGtccag GTCAGGCAGCGTCTACTGCAGGTTTTTATCCGTCAGCTCAGTGACCGTCGTCTCTCTGGGAGACTCCAG GTCCCAGCCACCTCCAGCTCCCATAATGCATCTAGGTTCGTGGACAAGTAGTGAGcagaggtgcattgtgggtcaggtcaaaggtcacgtggtgtgtttcctgtttctgcatCTGCAGTGGAGCTGCTCGCTCTGTGAAGGCCTGTACACACAG TCTTGTTCCAGTCCTCAGTGTGGATCCAgttcctctgtgtttcagtCCAAAGCCAA GCTGGTGATCGATGACGGGACGGGTGAGGCTCACGTCTGGGTCTCAGGTGATCTGGTTCGTCCTCTGCTGGGATTGGCTGATTCTCAGTGGGAGGGGCTTCAAAGGGTcctcagggtcaaaggtcacgtcagGGTTTACCCCCGAGGCCGCAGCCTG GTGAGCGACGGAGACTCTGACGActtcctcctccgcttcctgttgagcgtctgcagcagtgatgctgtTTGTGGTCCCGTCTCTCTGACCTGCAGGAAGCTGAGCAACCTCAGACCGGAGG AGCTGAGGAGGTTCAGTCGAGGAGACAGAGACTTTGTGACCAGGATGAGTcgtcctctgcagctcagctgtcTGAGCATCACCTCGTCTGGTCTCACCTGA
- the ctc1 gene encoding CST complex subunit CTC1 isoform X2 has protein sequence MKFINGHEAKAASIVMNREDQTKRDGRRSRCEMSSVQLFLDQVKPGSEAESMWLKDMFSFITQHVCSVSPAPHATGESLTEGEPFGWSVSLSVTVVKKIQDNMDVSHTLPVSYRPVSVSELLSQQNLPCVSRLSWTTNQQRVWAKEAELSLPGSKALPRVNLLLIGCLTPGDDGHWRLTDGSGSVRCELLSPSPLWLNRLVFLPHWNYIPHNAPGQQAHMGCVELIGSPVLLSPGPELILAGAVGRGGLSKVMGVREAAGVVQRRIRGQRVSVSGRVGSVCPVLVVSGTTFFCFTLTDDGHSLPVLVKDVGRLWWCQCVCVGQSVCVTALRVCVLRGWRGNNILCVTDQSEIHTDYTRTHTPENENHTHHNTETQSQSDTPPPLMMSHSCEEVESETLTVQSGVRLKESRLISYQGTVTQVVSEGAGLFTLDGQVGLCLAYQPSPRRKLRVGDKVELHHVHFLYRPCPDFPPTILCTCLRSSLRVTEFSRVGNPPPSLSCPGDGALPRLLLEKSVGVSEYLWTCHLSSQLSRSLVPTGPSQQCVCALSWKLMEFIWRRGGGRRDIYSEMLDEPHTCPLTQYLVNPAVHQCIGLSELSQSLLSDCWSSAALRSLLPPGGSNLTRPEINSALAWSSSTLNSDPQTGASLRVYLQFCLDHLHILSPSVAMTTHLQHRGMGSEKKQTVVKEKDGVQTVTRKRRNKERDSSVTMATRPCVSIVIRVEQKEGGTWTNTGMGLKEQEVGLTQSFLVRAALIGPVVKWGRDPKNEPMTGRETEGGGGREQVVLLFSGPSARWFPLLQPGCVYRVVAVNTQDPSVLIGSGVCGQKEVELHTDSMLEIRPDWRLHSLTHTQMVSSSVLSVSEVLDSSSELVSFQGVVSDKVILREPGPTDTGMSTHTHTHTHTHIQVIQCANFLVCVRLTVCDHTGRSLQVYLDLGHAPYPPGLLPGNKLLLSGFQRKVSRSGSVYCRFLSVSSVTVVSLGDSRSQPPPAPIMHLGSWTSSEQRCIVGQVKGHVVCFLFLHLQWSCSLCEGLYTQSCSSPQCGSSSSVFQSKAKLVIDDGTGEAHVWVSGDLVRPLLGLADSQWEGLQRVLRVKGHVRVYPRGRSLVSDGDSDDFLLRFLLSVCSSDAVCGPVSLTCRKLSNLRPEELRRFSRGDRDFVTRMSRPLQLSCLSITSSGLT, from the exons ATGAAGTTCATTAACGGCCATGAAGCGAAGGCTGCTTCCATCGTCATGAACAGAGAAGATCAAACCAAG AGAGACGGACGCCGGAGTCGCTGTGAGATGAGTTCTGTGCAGCTGTTCCTGGATCAGGTCAAACCTGGAAGCGAAGCC GAGTCCATGTGGCTGAAGGACATGTTCAGCTTCATCACGCAACATGTGTGTTCAGTAAGCCCCGCCCCTCACGCCACAGGTGAGTCACTAACAG AGGGAGAGCCGTTTGGTTGGAGTGTGTCTCTGAGTGTGACGGTGGTGAAGAAGATTCAGGACAACATGGACGTCTCCCACACTTTACCTGTCAGCTACAG GCCCGTATCTGTCTCCGAGCTGCTCTCCCAACAGAACCTGCCCTGTGTGAGTCGTCTGTCCTGGACGACCAATCAGCAGCGAGTCTGGGCTAAAGAGGCGGAGCTCTCTCTGCCAGGTAGCAAGGCTCTGCCACGggtgaacctgctgctgattggctgtCTGACGCCAGGGGATGATGGGCACTGGAGGCTGACTGACGGCAGCGGCAGCGTCCGGTGTGAG ctcctgtctCCTTCTCCACTGTGGCTCAATCGACTCGTCTTCCTTCCTCACTGGAACTACATCCCCCACAATGCCCCAGGGCAGCAAGCACACATGGGCTGTGTGGAGCTGATTGGTTCCCCTGTGCTGCTGAGTCCTGGACCTGAGCTGATACTGGCTGGTGCTGTGGGAAGAGGGGGGCTGAGTAAAGTGATGGGCgtcagagaagctgcaggtgtggtgcagcgcag GATCAGAGGACAGCGAGTGTCTGTCAGTGGACGAGTGGGTTCTGTTTGTCCTGTTCTGGTCGTGTCAGGAACCACCTTCTTCTGCTTCACGCTGACAGATGACGGACACTCGCTCCCTGTCCTGGTTAAG gacgTCGGCAGGTTGTGgtggtgtcagtgtgtgtgtgtgggtcagagCGTGTGCGTCActgcgctgcgtgtgtgtgtcctgcgaGGCTGGAGAGGAAACAACATCCTGTGTGTGACCGACCAGtcagaaatacacacagactacacacggacacacacacctgagaatgaaaaccacacacaccacaacactgAGACTCAGTCACAGTCGGAcacgcctcctcctctgatgatgtcacacagcTGTGAGGAAGTGGAGTCTGAGACTCTGACTGTCCAATCAGGAGTCCGGCTGAAAGAGTCTAGACTCATCAGTTACCAG GGTACTGTGACTCAGGTGGTCAGTGAAGGGGCGGGGCTTTTCACACTTGACGGGCAGGTGGGTCTGTGCTTGGCCTATCAGCCGAGTCCCAGGAGGAAACTGAGAGTAGGAGACAAAGTGGAG CTCCACCACGTCCACTTCCTGTATCGGCCTTGTCCCGACTTTCCTCCCACAAtcctctgtacctgcctgcGCTCCAGCCTTCGAGTCACAGAGTTCAGCAGGGTGGGAAACCCTCCACCCAGCCTCAGCTGTCCAGGCGATGGAGCGTTACCACGGTTACTACTGGAGAAGAGCGTGGGTGTGTCTGAGTACCTGTGGACGTGTCACCTGAGCTCACAGCTGTCACGTAG CCTGGTTCCCACTGGGCCCagccagcagtgtgtgtgtgcgctgtccTGGAAGCTGATGGAGTTTATAtggagacggggaggaggaaggagagacatCTACTCAGAGATGCTGGACGAGCCCCACACCTGTCCTCTGACTCAG TACCTGGTGAACCCTGCAGTCCATCAGTGCATCGGTCTCTCTGAGCTCAGTCAGTCTCTACTGTCCGACTGCTGGTCTTCGGCCGCTCTAcgttctctgctgcctcctggtgGATCCAATCTGACCAGACCTGAGATCAACTCAGCTCTGGCCTGGTCCAGCAGCACCCTGAACTCTGACCCACAGACTGGAGCCAGCCTCAG AGTTTACCTGCAGTTTTGCCTGGATCACCTGCACATCCTGAGCCCAtcagttgccatgacaacacacCTGCAACACAGGGGTATGGGGTcagagaagaaacaaacagtAGTTAAAGAAAAGGATGGAGTACAGACTGTGACgaggaagagaagaaacaaagaacGAGACTCctctgttaccatggcaacccgGCCCTGTGTTTCCATAGTGATCAGGGTGGAACAGAAAGAGGGTGGGACCTGGACCAACACAGGGATGGGGTTAAAGGAACAGGAGGTGGGACTGACACAAAGCTTCttggtcagagctgctctgattGGGCCAGTGGTGAAATGGGGGCGGGACCCAAAGAACGAACCAAtgacaggcagagaaacagaaggaggaggaggaagagagcag GTGGTGCTGCTGTTCTCTGGGCCGTCTGCTCGCTGGTTCCCTCTGCTCCAGCCCGGATGCGTCTACAGAGTGGTTGCTGTCAACACTCAG GATCCCAGTGTCCTCATTGGTTCTGGTGTTTGTGGACAGAAGGAGGTGGAGCTTCACACTGATTCTATGCTGGAGATCAGACCTGACTGGAGACTCcacagtctgacacacacacag ATGGTCTCGTCTTcagttctgtctgtctctgaggTTCTGGACTCCAG tTCAGAGCTGGTGAGTTTTCAGGGTGTGGTTTCTGACAAGGTCATTCTGAGAGAGCCTGGACCCACTGACACAGgtatgagcacacacacacacacacacacacacacacacattcaagtgATCCAGTGTGCTAActttttagtgtgtgtgcgtctcactGTGTGTGACCACACTGGGAGGAGTCTCCAGGTGTATCTAGACCTAGGCCACGCCCCCTACCCACCTGgcctgttgccaggcaacaagctgctgctgtctggttTCCAGAGGAAGGTGtccag GTCAGGCAGCGTCTACTGCAGGTTTTTATCCGTCAGCTCAGTGACCGTCGTCTCTCTGGGAGACTCCAG GTCCCAGCCACCTCCAGCTCCCATAATGCATCTAGGTTCGTGGACAAGTAGTGAGcagaggtgcattgtgggtcaggtcaaaggtcacgtggtgtgtttcctgtttctgcatCTGCAGTGGAGCTGCTCGCTCTGTGAAGGCCTGTACACACAG TCTTGTTCCAGTCCTCAGTGTGGATCCAgttcctctgtgtttcagtCCAAAGCCAA GCTGGTGATCGATGACGGGACGGGTGAGGCTCACGTCTGGGTCTCAGGTGATCTGGTTCGTCCTCTGCTGGGATTGGCTGATTCTCAGTGGGAGGGGCTTCAAAGGGTcctcagggtcaaaggtcacgtcagGGTTTACCCCCGAGGCCGCAGCCTG GTGAGCGACGGAGACTCTGACGActtcctcctccgcttcctgttgagcgtctgcagcagtgatgctgtTTGTGGTCCCGTCTCTCTGACCTGCAGGAAGCTGAGCAACCTCAGACCGGAGG AGCTGAGGAGGTTCAGTCGAGGAGACAGAGACTTTGTGACCAGGATGAGTcgtcctctgcagctcagctgtcTGAGCATCACCTCGTCTGGTCTCACCTGA